TCCGGATCCAACTCGTTGAGTTTCACGGGAGCGGTGGGGCCGAGGAACTGCAAGGCCTCAAGTCCGAGCCGATTCAGCACGCTCGAACTGTGAGTGGTGATGAAGAGTTGCTGGTCGTCGCTGGCCAGCGCTTCCATCCTGTGCAGGAGCCTCGTCAGGCTGGTGTGGCTCAGGTGGTTCTCGGGCTCCTCGATCATGACGAACTTGGCTCGGCCCGCATGCTTGTTCATCGCCAGTGCGATCTTGATCGCTGACTGCTGTCCTTGCCCGGCCATCGTGAACGGAACGCCATCGACGTGGGGGGCCACCGACTCCTCCCAAGACGTGCGCGCGGTCTGATCCATCGCCAGGGCAATCGGCTGCTCATGCAGTTCCGCATGAAGCTTGCCGATGCGCTCATTCACGCTCTTGAACGCAGAATCTGACAAGGCCGCCTTGGATTCGCGGTATTGGCGGGAAATGTTGGCTCGCTCCTGGGGTTCGAGCTGACTACCCAAGATCTGGCGCAGGTGATAGTCGACGCCACTAGTGCTTCGAACGGTGCGCGCGTCAATGACCGCGGTCGCCAGCACTCGCGGGCGCATAGTCAGCCGGGCGTCCGCGAACGTGGTCCACTCGACGCAGTAATACTCGACCGGCAAGAGCGGCGAGGGCGCCTTCGCCCACGCTTGCAGCTCGGCGGAATAGTCGGGATTGGGAATGCAACGAATCCGAACGCCTGGACACGCGTTGGTGGGCGTGTCCGAGTTATGGGCCCCGCACAGCTCCTGCAATTCCGGGACGTCTTCGAGGAACACCTCGATGTCGATTTCCGGCAACCGTTGGGGTTCGCCACGCGCCCTCTTTGTGATGAAGTCGGCCACCACGCCCGCGTTGAACCAGTGGGGATTGAGCTCTTCGGTCGCGCTTCGCCCGTTGATGCGTCCCGTCAGTGCGAGAACGATGGCCTCCATGAGCGTCGACTTACCGGACTCGTTGGCGCCGACGATAAGGTTGAGCTTGCGGTTTGGGTAGATCGTCAGGTCGCGATGGATGCGGTATCCGCGGACACGAATCTTCTTTATCACGAGGTCTCCAGCGCACTCAAACGTGGTACGTCCGACATTCTGCTGCAGAGCAGCGAATCAGGTCGAGGCTGTTCCGGCGGCATTGACCGCCATGCCGATTTGGGTCGGTTCGTGCTGCTTACTAACCTTCTAGAAAGTAATGTCAGATAAGCGCGTATTGGCACTCGGGCTGACGGAAGAACGATTTGACGAGGTTCGGCAGTCGTTGAATCCGACGCAGCGCGCCGAGCGCGAGCCGCTTCATTTCGTCCTTGTCCTGCACGAGGCGCTTGGAGACCTGACGCTTCACATGCGCCCAGACCTGTTCGTCGGGATTCAGCTGCGGCGAGTACGGCGGCAGGTAGAAGAGCTTGAGTTGCCCGTTCAGGCTGTCGACGTAGGCCCGAACCAGCTTGGCCTTGTGAATGGGGTGGCCGTCGACGATTACAAAGACCGGCTTGTCGGCGCCGATCATCAGGCGCTTGAGAAACTCGCGAAACACCGTGGCGGTGACCGAACCGTCGTGGAGCATGAAGCGAAACTCGCCCTGCGGGCTCACCGCCGAGATCATGTTCAGCGAGAAACGCCGGCCGGTGACTTCGACCACCGGCGTCTGCCCACGCGGCGCCCACGTCGTGCCGGTGTGGTAATCGGAGCGGATTCCCGACTCGTCGGCGAAGTAGATCGTCGCGCCCGCTGCACGCGCTTCGGCGCGGATCGCCGGGTAGGCTTCCGCCTCCCATTGCCGCACCAGCGCAGCGTCCTGTTGCCAAGCCTGATAGAGCGGTTTCTGTGCGCTGAATCCCCGCACTTTCATGAGCCGACTGACCGTCGCAATCGACAGCGCCTTGCCGAACTGCCGGTTGATCAGCGCGCGAATCAGCGACAGCGTCCACAGCCCGAACTCGAACTTGTACTGCAGCGGCGTGTAGTCCCGAACGGCCTGAGCGAGCCAGCGCATTTCCTCCGCGCTCACCTTCGACGGACGCCCCGGGATCGGCTTGGCGAGCAACGCGTTCTGCCCGCCATTGGCGAAGTCGGCCAGCCACCGAAAGACGCTGCGCACGTTCACGCCAAAGGCCGCAGCCACGTTTTGCGCCGTCTGGCCCTCGCGAACAACGGCCTTGATCGCCTGCTGGCGCATCACCTGAAGCGAATGATGGTCGATCGCACGACCATCCGAGTTCCGTTTGCATCTCATCCGTGTATTGTCTCATGCCGTGACAATACTTACGAGAAGGTTAGTAAGTCGGTCATGTCGTTGGATTTGCTGACTGGGATGAAATCGGGCAGCAATATCTCCGGATATGTC
This genomic interval from Rhodanobacteraceae bacterium contains the following:
- a CDS encoding IS630 family transposase, encoding MRCKRNSDGRAIDHHSLQVMRQQAIKAVVREGQTAQNVAAAFGVNVRSVFRWLADFANGGQNALLAKPIPGRPSKVSAEEMRWLAQAVRDYTPLQYKFEFGLWTLSLIRALINRQFGKALSIATVSRLMKVRGFSAQKPLYQAWQQDAALVRQWEAEAYPAIRAEARAAGATIYFADESGIRSDYHTGTTWAPRGQTPVVEVTGRRFSLNMISAVSPQGEFRFMLHDGSVTATVFREFLKRLMIGADKPVFVIVDGHPIHKAKLVRAYVDSLNGQLKLFYLPPYSPQLNPDEQVWAHVKRQVSKRLVQDKDEMKRLALGALRRIQRLPNLVKSFFRQPECQYALI
- a CDS encoding AAA family ATPase; the protein is MIKKIRVRGYRIHRDLTIYPNRKLNLIVGANESGKSTLMEAIVLALTGRINGRSATEELNPHWFNAGVVADFITKRARGEPQRLPEIDIEVFLEDVPELQELCGAHNSDTPTNACPGVRIRCIPNPDYSAELQAWAKAPSPLLPVEYYCVEWTTFADARLTMRPRVLATAVIDARTVRSTSGVDYHLRQILGSQLEPQERANISRQYRESKAALSDSAFKSVNERIGKLHAELHEQPIALAMDQTARTSWEESVAPHVDGVPFTMAGQGQQSAIKIALAMNKHAGRAKFVMIEEPENHLSHTSLTRLLHRMEALASDDQQLFITTHSSSVLNRLGLEALQFLGPTAPVKLNELDPETVSYFKKLPGFDTLRIVLADRIVLVEGPSDEIVFERVFTDLYGKRPMACGIDVMSMRGLSLARGLELCGRLGKKVAALRDNDGIEPDELRKPLAQWLKPGSREVFIGEVAHGRTLEPQMIHHCGEAHLRTILRITDKADIETWMSREKTEAALRIASSPERFTPPAYMLHAAQFIHG